Proteins encoded in a region of the Suncus etruscus isolate mSunEtr1 chromosome 1, mSunEtr1.pri.cur, whole genome shotgun sequence genome:
- the SLC46A1 gene encoding proton-coupled folate transporter: protein MEGPAASPGPRVPRAVSRVLWQGPVEPLVFLANFALVLQGPLTTRYLWHRFSDDLGYNGTRDRGSCSNQSSDPTQQKVETLTSHWTLYMNLGGFLVGLFTSTLLGAWSDRVGRRPLLILASFGLLLQALLSILVVLLQLHVGYLVLGRIICALLGDFGGLLAASFASVADVSSSRTRTIRMALMEACIGVAGMLASLLGGHGFKAQDYANPFWLALALLIVMTLYAAFCFAETVKEPTPARLFTLDHHRSIVHLYMTPAPSKSRKHLALYSLAIFVVITVHFGAQDILTVYELSAPLCWDSMLIGYGSAAHHVTYLTSLAGLRLLQCFLADTWIAEIGLTFNILGMVVFAFATITPLMFTGYGLLFLSLVITPIMRAKLSKMVSKSDHGALFSAVACVNGLAMLMASGIFNSLYPATLNFMKGFPFLLGAGLLVIPAVLIGILEKAPDFQQIP, encoded by the exons ATGGAGGGGCCCGCGGCTTCCCCCGGGCCCCGCGTCCCCAGGGCGGTGTCCCGCGTGCTGTGGCAGGGCCCCGTGGAGCCGCTCGTCTTCCTCGCCAACTTCGCCTTGGTCCTGCAGGGCCCGCTCACCACGCGGTACCTCTGGCACCGCTTCAGTGACGACCTGGGCTACAATGGCACCCGCGACCGGGGCAGCTGCAGCAACCAGAGCTCGGACCCCACGCAGCAG AAAGTGGAGACCCTTACCTCCCACTGGACCCTCTACATGAATCTGGGCGGCTTCCTCGTGGGGCTCTTCACCTCCACGCTGCTGGGTGCCTGGAGTGACCGTGTGGGGCGCCGCCCACTGCTCATACTGGCTTCCTTTGGCCTGCTGCTTCAGGCCCTGCTGTCCATCCTGGTGGTGCTGCTGCAGCTCCATGTTGGCTACTTGGTGCTGGGCCGCATCATTTGTGCCCTTCTTGGTGACTTCGGTGGCCTCCTGGCTGCTAGCTTCGCCTCCGTGGCTGATGTCAGCTCCAGCCGCACCCGCACCATTCGCATGGCCCTGATGGAAGCGTGCATCGGGGTGGCCGGGATGCTTGCAAGCCTGCTTGGAGGCCATGGGTTCAAGGCACAGGATTATGCCAACCCCTTCTGGCTTGCCTTGGCCTTGCTGATTGTAATGACTCTCTATGCAGCATTCTGCTTTGCTGAGACAGTGAAGGAGCCCACACCAGCCCGGCTTTTCACACTCGATCACCACCGATCCATTGTCCATCTATACATGACTCCAGCCCCCAGCAAGTCCAGGAAGCACTTGGCCCTGTACTCACTGGCCATCTTTGTGGTGATCACGGTGCACTTTGGTGCACAAGACATCCTGACCGTATATGAGCTGAGTGCACCCCTTTGCTGGGACTCCATGCTGATTGGTTATGGTTCTGCGGCACATCATGTCACCTACCTCACCAGCCTGGCGGGCCTGCGACTTCTTCAGTGCTTCCTGGCTGACACCTGGATAGCTGAAATTGGCCTGACCTTCAACATCTTGGGGATGGTGGTCTTTGCTTTTGCCACAATCACTCCCCTCATGTTCACAG GTTATGGGCTCCTCTTCCTGTCCTTGGTCATCACACCAATTATGCGGGCGAAACTCTCCAAGATGGTGAGCAAGTCAGACCACG GTGCTCTCTTTTCGGCTGTGGCCTGTGTGAATGGCTTGGCCATGCTGATGGCCTCCGGCATTTTCAACTCGCTCTACCCAGCCACCCTGAACTTCATGAAGGGCTTTCCCTTCCTCCTAGGAGCTGGCCTTCTCGTCATCCCAGCTGTTCTGATTGG GATTCTGGAAAAGGCTCCTGACTTTCAGCAAATTCCTTAA